The following is a genomic window from Clostridium fungisolvens.
GAACTACCGTTACTAGAACCCACTATTGAAGCCGCCTTACCGCTACCAGCTATTAAATCAGCATATCTTGTCTCATAATATTTATATCCAGTATAAATCCCCTCGGCCTCCACTAAATACCATCCTGCTCTATAATCAGTATATTTCAGATTTCCATTACTAATAGCATCTTGATTAGAATAAGGAATCATCCCATAGTTTACCATGGCTGGTGATGATGTAGAATCTATAGCATAGGTATCAGGTAGATGTCCAGAAGGAGAAACTGCACCATTAAGAATATCTACTACTCCAAGGAATCCATAGTTACTAGGTTCACCAATCCAAAGAATAGAATCAATTTTATTATCATTTTTAAGTTCATCTATCTCCATTGGATTATCACTGTTAACAAGAACAATAACTTTATCAAAGTTCTCTTTTGCAAGCTCAATCACTTTTCTCTCATTTGAAGTTAATCCTAGAATATTTTTTGCACCTTCATCTTGTGCCATACCAGCTTTTCCAGGATAGAAATCTGCTGCTTCTGAACTTGGGCGCCCTATAACAACAATGGCAGCATCGTTATAATCTTTGAAACTAGTAGCATAATCACCATTTGTAGTTTTATAAGAAGCTATATCAGGCTCTCCTACCTTCAATGGACTAATATTATTGGAAACTCCAAAGGAGTTACTCAATGTTCCAGGTTGATTACCATATACATTCTCCATCTGTCCTGTAAAAAAGTTCTTACTTTGACCCGTAACAACATTTCCAATCTTATTATAAATATCTATAATAGTTGGATTTACACTGAATCCTTTCTCTTTCAGGGCTGATTCTAGACTTACATTCTGGTTGACAACAGGAGAACTTCCTATTTGACCTCCATATACAGGATAGTGACTACGCATGCCCAACAAAGTAACTTTTGCCCCTTTTTTAATTGGAAGCGTACTACTATTATTCTTTAGTAAGACAGATCCTTCTTCTTGGATTTTCTCTGCTATACTTTTATGAGCATTCACTAACTCAGTAGCATTTTTATAATCAGATTTGTATGTATACAAATCTGATTTATCATCAGTCTTATCTGTTACTATTTTTGAGCTTACAGTCCCTATCTGTGTATCAATCATACTTTTCCATGCTTCCGCAATTGTTGAAGTTGCAACCACTAAAGCTAGTAGTGATGCAGATACACACGTCAAACCACGCCACTTTCTAATCCTTGATTTTTTTGTCTTCATTTTACCCCTCCACTCTCCATAAAATATTGTTTTATACTAATCCTAGATGGACACCCTAAACCCTTATTCTATTTATTGGCCGTTCATCAAGGTATAGATCAAATTCAAAAAAACAAAATAAGTTTCACATATGCTAATAGGAACTTACTTCCTAAAGGCTATCTTACTTCACACAAAACTTTAACAGAACTACTAAGTTTTCCATCTGTTACTGTAAATATTATCTCACCTACCTCCTCTGCTTTAACAACTGCAAGTGCTTCACCATAATAGGTATCTGTATAGTCATTTAAATATCCATCTACATTATAAGGACATGCGCTTCCAAGTCCAAGAAGGGTTCCTCCATCTACTTTTATATGCAAGATATTCCTTTCTTTTGGTTTTACAATACCATCCTTATCGGTATACTGAAGGCGTATATAACATAACCCTCCTTGTTTAACCGTTTTTTCTTCCGGTACTGCACGCAAAACAGTATCGTTTCCTGCTGTCTTCAAAGATGAATCTGAAATCTCTCTTCCATTGTCATCATAGGCAATGGCTCTAATTTCTCCATCCTCATAAGTAGTCTTAAATATGGCACGACAACCATTCCCTATTTTTTTTCTTCCTACACTCTTTCCGTTTATAAGAAGTTCGACCATATAAGCTCTTACATATACCTCAACTATTGCCTTATTGCCATTACATCCATTCCACGACCAGGATTCTCTAGCATCTGTCATCTTCCAGGCAGAAGGTGAATGTTTACCTTTCTGACTAACTGGACGTACAGCAATTATAGGCTTGTCTGTACATTCAAAAGCAACCTTTGTATATGCTGCTTCACCAATGGGATTTCCAATAATATCTATTCTTCCACTGCCCGCTGTCATCCACCCATTTCCGTTGTCAAAGCGAGGCGCATACTCTTCGTACTCCCAAGAACCAATTCCTACTTCACCTAAGTAATCCATACCTGCCCAAACAAAGTCACCAATAATTCTTGGATGCTTTTTAGCCATTTCCCAGAAGCTATAGGCGTCTTTGCAGAAAGTTTCTGTTCCCAATATCAATCGTTTTGGATATTTCTTCAAATCACTTTTGTAGCGCAAAATTCCATAGTTATAACCTGCAATATCCATATTCGCATATGCATCACGGGTTTTTACATCACATCCACGAAGAGTTGCCCCTACCTTCATTGTAGTATCACCAAAAATTCCGGCCAGGGTATTGTAAAACTCGCTTCCAACAGGCTTTTTCTTTTTCTTTCCTGATAAAAGACTCTGCTCGTCTTCTATTGCTTTATCAGCATTCTTTTTGGCCTTTTCATCTGTGTAAACACCAAAGCCTATGGAGCTTAAGAAGTTGAAAAATATATTAACTCCACAGGTTACAGGACGGGTCGGATCAAGACTATGCAGATACTCTGTCATCTGTCCCGTTAACTCTATACCACGTTTTTGTGCAGTTTCTGAAACTTCATTCCCCGTAGAATACATTACAACGCAAGGGTGGTTATAATCTTTATCAACCATGTCCTTCAGATCTTCCTGCCACCAATCCATAAAATAGTTGACATAGTCATATTCTGTTTTATGAATGTACCACACGTCCACATATTCATCCATCACCAACATACCCAGTCTATCACAGGCTTCTAGTAGTGCTTTTGAACAAGGATTGTGTGCCGAACGTATAGAGTTATAACCATTCTCCTTTAGTATCCGTACCTTTCTTTCCTCTGCTTCTGGATAACAGCACGCACCAAGAATTCCATTATCATGGTGAATACATGCTCCACGTAAAATTACCCTCTTACCATTAATACGCAATCCATGTTCACTATCTACTTCAAGGGTTCTCATTCCAAAACTCTCTTCAACTTGCTCTTCTCCAAAGGTAACTTTGCAAGTATACAAATTAGGATTTTCTAAGTCCCAGGACTTTGCATTTGGAATTTCTATTTGTAAGGTTACTTTCCTATCGGTGTATGCCTTCTTCTTTGCAACCACTATCTCTTTATCTATTATTTCAACCTGCACTTCGCCTGCATCAGTAGTATCAACATCAACTTCAATTACCGCAGGCTCAATGCTGATTGTTCGTATCTTTACTCCATTTAAAAGAATATGATCTTTATTTAGAACATACATGTGTACTGGTCTATAAATACCTGAACCAGAATACCAACGGCTATTGGGCTGATCAGAATTATGTACAATTACCTGTATTTCATTCTTTTCACCAAACTTTAAAAACCTATGAGCTTCCACATAAAAATTAGTATACCCATATGGTCTGTACCCAGCTTTTTCCCCGTTTATGTACACTTCAGAATTTTTATATACTCCCTCAAATTCAAAAACAATTGTTTTGTCGCAGTACTCCATAGGAACATCGAATGTCTTAGAATATAGATAATCGCCTCCTGCAAACCAACTAATATTTCCACCTCCAGGATTTGCCTCTGAACGTGGCTCTGAAAGCATTGCATCATGGGGAATATTTATTATTTTAGCTTCATCATTCACATTAAGATGTTTATAATTCCAATTAGCATTAAAATCAATAACTTGCATACTCGTCTCCATTTCCTCAATATAATACAAACTTCATTACTGTCTTCATTAGATTTTCATTACTAATGTAGCTTAATTATATAATTATTTTTGACCTCTTTATCAATGTAACCGTAAACTGTATTTTTTTTATCGTGATCTGTATTTTGTATAAATATGAAAAAACCACTGAAGCGACTTTCTTCAGTGATTTTTTTGCGCATCTGCCTTTTCTGAACGTATGTGAAGAAATTCTGGCAGGCGACATAAATTTTATTTTTTACTATTTACCCTAAATAGATGTTCTAAACTCTTGAAATCACTAGGTTTAGCTAGCCAATACTTTTATATTTTTCTTAACAGTAAAAACACCCTGCATACTGGTTATATAGTTGCCAGCATGCAGAGTATCATGAAATTTTATTTTTAACTTTTAGGAACAGGAATTAGGATTCTAAGCTCAAACCAATTCTCCTCTGTATTTATCGTTACAGATCCACCATACTTCTTGACTGTATTTTGAATACTTTTCAGACCGTATCCATGATATTTCTTATCGTTCTTAGTAGTCACTGGTAGTCCATTCTCAAACTCCAGTTCATCCTTATAACAATTTTCCACTCGAATTCTTACAAAATCTTTTTGTTTCTTTACTACAAGATGAATCAATCGTTTTTCTCTGTCTGTAAGTTTTTTTACACTTTCTATAGCATTATCTAGAGCATTACCAAACAAAGTACTAATATCCATTACATTCATAAAGCTTACCGAAGCTCCATCTACCACAGAAGTAAGTTCAATTCCATTGCTTTGACAGTACATCTTCTTACCAGTCAAAATAGCATCAAGAATTTTATTACCAGTCTTATTTTGTGCCTCATATATTTTAATTTCTTGCTCCATTTTATCCAGATAGTTAATACTTTCTTTTGATGTAACATCTTCGCGAAGCATAGTGATCTGATATTTAAGGTCATGATATTTCTCGTTTACCATAGCAATGCTCTTTTCCGACATTTCATAATTTGCATACTGCATATTTAATATGTTTTGGAGCTTTTCTACTTCAAA
Proteins encoded in this region:
- a CDS encoding glycoside hydrolase family 2 TIM barrel-domain containing protein: MQVIDFNANWNYKHLNVNDEAKIINIPHDAMLSEPRSEANPGGGNISWFAGGDYLYSKTFDVPMEYCDKTIVFEFEGVYKNSEVYINGEKAGYRPYGYTNFYVEAHRFLKFGEKNEIQVIVHNSDQPNSRWYSGSGIYRPVHMYVLNKDHILLNGVKIRTISIEPAVIEVDVDTTDAGEVQVEIIDKEIVVAKKKAYTDRKVTLQIEIPNAKSWDLENPNLYTCKVTFGEEQVEESFGMRTLEVDSEHGLRINGKRVILRGACIHHDNGILGACCYPEAEERKVRILKENGYNSIRSAHNPCSKALLEACDRLGMLVMDEYVDVWYIHKTEYDYVNYFMDWWQEDLKDMVDKDYNHPCVVMYSTGNEVSETAQKRGIELTGQMTEYLHSLDPTRPVTCGVNIFFNFLSSIGFGVYTDEKAKKNADKAIEDEQSLLSGKKKKKPVGSEFYNTLAGIFGDTTMKVGATLRGCDVKTRDAYANMDIAGYNYGILRYKSDLKKYPKRLILGTETFCKDAYSFWEMAKKHPRIIGDFVWAGMDYLGEVGIGSWEYEEYAPRFDNGNGWMTAGSGRIDIIGNPIGEAAYTKVAFECTDKPIIAVRPVSQKGKHSPSAWKMTDARESWSWNGCNGNKAIVEVYVRAYMVELLINGKSVGRKKIGNGCRAIFKTTYEDGEIRAIAYDDNGREISDSSLKTAGNDTVLRAVPEEKTVKQGGLCYIRLQYTDKDGIVKPKERNILHIKVDGGTLLGLGSACPYNVDGYLNDYTDTYYGEALAVVKAEEVGEIIFTVTDGKLSSSVKVLCEVR